The sequence CCGGTCGACCTGATTCGTCTCTGCAAACCGCAGGGACCGGAAGGCCAATGATAGCAAAATCGCCCTCGCCAGTCAAACGGAAACCCGGGGCGGCGTTCGGCTACTGAGCCACTGTGCTTTGGGGAAAGCGGAAAGACCGGGGGCATTTGGCCTTGACTTTTTCCCGGGGTGGGCGTAAGTTGGCCGCACCGTGGCAGCGCGGGTTTCGCACATGGGACGGTGCAGGGTCTGAGATTCAGCCTGGAGGACTGAACCCAATGAGGGAGGAAAGCTCATGGCGGGCGTGAAGGACACGGGTCAATCCCCTTCCCAGACACTCAGCTATCAGCCCTACGTCTCCCCCGATCAGGACATGAGGGAACTGAGCGTCCGTGCGGTGGTGCTCGGTGCCGTGCTGGCCATCGTTCTGGGAGCAGCCAACGCCTACCTGGGACTAGTGGCCGGGATGACGGTAGCTGCCACCTTCCCGGCCGCGGTCATCGCCATGGCGGCTCTTCGCCCCTTCAAAGGCACCATCCTTGAAGAGAACATGGCCCGAACCACTGGGGCCGTCGGCGAGGCGCTGGCCGCAGGGGCTATTTTCACCATCCCGGCCTTCCTGATCGCCGGCGTGTGGTCGCGCTTCGACTTTTTCCGCAGCACGATTCTCATGCTCGTAGGCGGCCTGTTGGGTGTGCTGTTTATCATCATTGTGCGGCGCACGCTGGTGGAAGACGCGACGCTGCCTTTCCCGGAGAGCCGAGCCTGCGCGGAACTGGTGAAGGCGGGACAGGGCGGCGAAACGGGGGCGAGGTACGTGTTCGGTGCCATGGCCCTGGGAGCGGTGATCGAATTTCTGAAAAACCCGAACGGCCTGAAGCTGATCAAACCTTACGTCAAAGGGGTCCTGAGCCTGGGACATAGCAAGATCACCTACCTCACGGGCGAAGGATCGGTCCTGCAGGAAGTAGGGAAGCAAGGCCGGATGCTCGTCGAAAGCCCGGCCGCAAGTGGGGCCCTGGTGGGCGTGGGCTATATTATCGGGCCTAAGCTGGCTTCTCTCACCTTCTCGGGCGGCGTCTTCGGCTGGCTTTTCCTTATGCCCCTTGTCCTCTTCATGAGCCCTGACGCCCTCGACATGGTCCAGGCCGGCAAGGGCAGCTGGGTCGATGTAGCCAGCTCCGTGTACAACGCGCAGGTAAAGCCGGTCGCCGTTGGGGCCATGCTGGTGGGCGCGTTCTATACCCTCTACCGGATGCGCAAGAACCTCA is a genomic window of candidate division KSB1 bacterium containing:
- a CDS encoding oligopeptide transporter, OPT family, whose product is MAGVKDTGQSPSQTLSYQPYVSPDQDMRELSVRAVVLGAVLAIVLGAANAYLGLVAGMTVAATFPAAVIAMAALRPFKGTILEENMARTTGAVGEALAAGAIFTIPAFLIAGVWSRFDFFRSTILMLVGGLLGVLFIIIVRRTLVEDATLPFPESRACAELVKAGQGGETGARYVFGAMALGAVIEFLKNPNGLKLIKPYVKGVLSLGHSKITYLTGEGSVLQEVGKQGRMLVESPAASGALVGVGYIIGPKLASLTFSGGVFGWLFLMPLVLFMSPDALDMVQAGKGSWVDVASSVYNAQVKPVAVGAMLVGAFYTLYRMRKNLIAGVRRSVADMRAAGEGNRVLRTDKDIPLGTVLILIAALLIPMILIYNSFTAQAGSAAVAALVMVLAGLLFAAVAGYLVGIIGSSSNPISGLTLTTLLIAAVMMVALGVRGNPGVAAVLGVAAVVCCVAGVAGDMIQDWKVGHILGATPWRMEIGGMIGVTAAALTLVVPLALLHEHVPGGIGGENL